Proteins encoded within one genomic window of Amycolatopsis nigrescens CSC17Ta-90:
- the sigM gene encoding RNA polymerase sigma factor SigM, with protein sequence MTAAAPTDADLIAAHAAGDPHAFSELVRRHRDRMWAVALRTVRDPEEAADALQDAFISAFRAAGKFRAESQVTTWLHRIVVNACLDRVRRRQARPTVPLPETGHNEPSTPRDSMADRETRLVIKAALDELPEDQRAPIVLVDVEGYSVAETATMLGIAEGTVKSRCARGRAKLAKVLGHLRNPDAEANVPTHESKRGQDQPSRTGQAQRMPRTQHQGEGR encoded by the coding sequence GTGACCGCAGCCGCTCCTACGGACGCCGATCTCATCGCGGCACATGCCGCCGGTGACCCACACGCGTTCAGTGAACTGGTCAGGCGGCATCGCGACCGGATGTGGGCGGTCGCGTTGCGCACGGTGCGCGACCCGGAGGAGGCCGCCGACGCACTGCAGGACGCGTTCATCTCCGCGTTCCGCGCGGCCGGCAAGTTCCGCGCCGAGTCGCAGGTGACCACCTGGTTGCACCGGATCGTGGTGAACGCCTGCCTGGACCGGGTACGCCGTCGGCAGGCGAGGCCGACCGTGCCGCTGCCCGAGACCGGGCACAACGAGCCGTCCACCCCCCGTGACTCGATGGCCGACCGGGAGACCCGGCTGGTCATCAAGGCGGCGCTGGACGAGCTGCCCGAGGATCAGCGCGCGCCGATCGTGCTGGTCGACGTCGAGGGCTATTCGGTGGCCGAAACGGCCACCATGCTCGGCATCGCGGAGGGCACCGTGAAGAGCCGGTGTGCGCGGGGTCGAGCCAAGCTCGCCAAGGTTCTAGGACATCTGCGGAACCCCGATGCAGAAGCGAACGTCCCAACTCACGAAAGCAAACGAGGCCAGGACCAGCCGTCACGGACCGGCCAAGCGCAGCGGATGCCGCGAACGCAGCATCAAGGGGAGGGACGATGA
- a CDS encoding protein kinase family protein, translating to MNTKRSEQTGAPRTGVRARGGSLAPGGVVGDGRYRLLAQFGIDERAGAHLWRARDGQLRRDVALTLLVGDPADAESARLARRTLERAAHAAKFGHDGVARVLDVLSLGTGITSGEGLLGVVVAEWTKGTDLIDLVAEQPVAPGTAARMVQALAEAVERAHQSGLVLGLDHPQRLRVTPDGALRLAFPGPLPDATLRDDVKAIGAVLYLLLTGRWALPGGPAAIPSAPHAPNGRIVPPRSLQPRVPPELSSLAVRTIEDGGHGGIRTSAAILRALDLAAEAEERTQLIKQVPAEESGTDADGGVWITKKPVKDAARRRKLALGVTVLVVAAVGILAWLGMLAISFFQTDPDAGGPPINVAQPSTTAPAQPPASSQNPAPPPAAGETGPPVKPASVSVYNPEGDGDNPARAKNATDDNPGTVWRTEQYKQQFPKVKPGVGLVAEFDQPINLSQVKIDSKSPGTKVEIRIADSKNAKLSDTRTVGSADLGDGETVLKLDQPQQGKFVIVWVTQLAGQDGKLLSEIGELGFLPAK from the coding sequence GTGAATACGAAGCGGAGTGAGCAGACCGGCGCACCCCGGACGGGGGTTCGGGCCCGAGGAGGCTCGCTGGCACCGGGCGGCGTCGTTGGCGACGGCCGCTACCGGTTGCTTGCCCAATTCGGGATCGACGAACGCGCGGGTGCCCATCTGTGGCGCGCCCGCGACGGGCAGCTGCGCCGCGATGTCGCGCTGACCCTGCTGGTCGGCGACCCGGCGGACGCCGAGTCGGCCCGGCTGGCCCGCCGGACCCTGGAACGCGCCGCGCACGCGGCGAAGTTCGGGCACGACGGCGTGGCCAGGGTGCTCGACGTGCTCAGCCTCGGCACCGGCATCACCTCCGGCGAGGGCCTGCTCGGGGTGGTGGTCGCCGAATGGACCAAGGGCACCGACCTGATCGACCTGGTGGCCGAGCAGCCGGTGGCGCCCGGCACCGCGGCCAGGATGGTGCAGGCGCTGGCCGAAGCGGTGGAACGCGCGCACCAGTCCGGGCTGGTGCTCGGCCTCGACCATCCGCAGCGGCTGCGGGTCACCCCGGACGGCGCGCTGCGGCTGGCCTTCCCCGGCCCGCTGCCGGACGCCACCCTGCGCGACGACGTCAAGGCCATCGGCGCCGTGCTGTACCTGCTGCTCACCGGCCGGTGGGCGCTGCCTGGCGGGCCGGCGGCGATCCCGTCCGCACCGCACGCGCCGAACGGCCGGATCGTGCCGCCCCGTTCGCTGCAGCCGAGGGTGCCGCCAGAGCTGTCCTCGCTCGCCGTGCGCACCATCGAAGACGGCGGGCACGGCGGGATCCGGACCAGCGCGGCCATCCTGCGCGCACTGGACCTGGCCGCCGAGGCCGAGGAACGCACCCAGCTGATCAAGCAGGTGCCCGCCGAAGAGTCCGGCACGGACGCCGACGGCGGCGTGTGGATCACCAAGAAGCCGGTCAAGGACGCCGCGCGCCGGCGCAAGCTGGCACTGGGCGTCACCGTGCTGGTGGTCGCCGCGGTGGGCATCCTGGCCTGGCTCGGCATGCTGGCCATCAGCTTCTTCCAGACCGACCCGGACGCGGGCGGGCCGCCGATCAACGTGGCCCAGCCCTCGACGACCGCGCCGGCCCAGCCGCCGGCCTCCTCCCAGAACCCGGCGCCCCCGCCCGCCGCGGGTGAGACGGGCCCGCCGGTCAAGCCGGCGTCGGTCAGCGTCTACAACCCGGAAGGCGACGGGGACAACCCGGCCCGCGCGAAGAACGCGACCGACGACAATCCCGGCACGGTCTGGCGCACCGAGCAGTACAAGCAGCAGTTCCCCAAGGTGAAGCCCGGTGTCGGCCTGGTCGCCGAGTTCGACCAGCCGATCAACCTGTCCCAGGTGAAGATCGACTCGAAGTCGCCTGGCACCAAGGTGGAGATCAGGATCGCGGACAGCAAGAACGCGAAGCTGAGCGACACCCGCACGGTCGGTTCGGCCGATCTCGGCGACGGCGAGACCGTGCTGAAACTGGACCAGCCGCAGCAGGGCAAGTTCGTCATCGTGTGGGTCACCCAGCTGGCCGGCCAGGACGGCAAGCTGCTTTCCGAGATCGGCGAGCTCGGCTTCCTGCCTGCCAAATGA
- the murJ gene encoding murein biosynthesis integral membrane protein MurJ — translation MLIPRDRWVPPGVRWPTADQDMAMLRPYDEFATRMLPRFVDVPQAAEPVGDSLPDATGIQPKVTDKAAPSLAKASGRMAIATLTSRITGFAWKVMLGVVATLGVVYDSFTVANTLPLMVNELLLGGVLTSVMIPLLVRSQDDEDGGQRYTQQLVTLAITVLAVGAVLSTIAAPLLTSLLVEEGSEANSDLATAFAYLLLPGLLFYGLFAVLSAILNAKQIFGPAQWAPVVNNLVIFATIGLYALVPGDPTLNPLNMSDPKLLVLGLGVLTAMVVQAAYLLPALRRSGFKFKWRWGIDSRLKEFGGLALWIFAYVAVSQIGVSVTTRVLTLGTQGSVSTYSNAWLLFQLPYGVIGVSLLTAIMPRMSRAAADGDTKKLIGDLSYGSRLSTLTLLPVSAVMVVAGTSIGVALFALRGDDQAVANAERLGQALAVSAFGLLPYALVMLQMRVFYAMKDSRTPTLIMVVMTGVKIPLLLLASGLLSPRDLVLGVMMVNSLSFVVGAVMGQVWLWVKLGNLRSKRVIGVILFTVVASGLGAAAAVLVGMLVPDFLGPSLQAWIELILQGVVGMVVSFGVLIALKIPELDGVTRRFTRLIKRG, via the coding sequence ATGCTCATCCCGCGCGACCGCTGGGTGCCGCCGGGCGTGCGCTGGCCGACGGCCGACCAGGACATGGCCATGCTGCGGCCGTACGACGAGTTCGCCACCCGGATGCTGCCGCGGTTCGTGGACGTACCGCAGGCGGCCGAGCCGGTCGGCGACAGCCTGCCGGACGCCACCGGCATCCAGCCCAAGGTCACCGACAAGGCGGCGCCGTCGCTGGCCAAGGCCAGCGGCCGGATGGCGATCGCCACCCTGACCAGCCGGATCACCGGGTTCGCCTGGAAGGTGATGCTGGGCGTGGTGGCCACCCTCGGCGTGGTCTACGACTCCTTCACCGTCGCCAACACGCTGCCGCTGATGGTCAACGAGCTGCTCCTCGGCGGGGTGCTGACCAGCGTGATGATCCCGCTGCTGGTCCGTTCGCAGGACGACGAGGACGGCGGCCAGCGCTACACCCAGCAGCTGGTCACCCTGGCGATCACCGTGCTCGCGGTGGGCGCGGTGCTGTCCACCATCGCCGCCCCGCTGCTCACCAGCCTGCTGGTGGAGGAGGGCAGCGAGGCCAACTCGGACCTGGCCACCGCCTTCGCCTACCTGCTGCTGCCGGGGCTGCTGTTCTACGGGCTGTTCGCGGTGCTGTCCGCGATCCTGAACGCCAAGCAGATCTTCGGCCCGGCCCAGTGGGCCCCGGTGGTCAACAACCTGGTCATCTTCGCGACCATCGGGCTATACGCGCTGGTGCCCGGCGACCCGACCCTCAACCCGCTGAACATGAGCGACCCGAAGCTGCTGGTGCTCGGGCTCGGCGTGCTCACCGCGATGGTCGTGCAGGCGGCCTACCTGCTGCCGGCGCTGCGCAGGTCCGGCTTCAAGTTCAAGTGGCGCTGGGGCATCGACTCGCGGCTCAAGGAGTTCGGCGGGCTGGCGCTGTGGATCTTCGCCTACGTGGCGGTCAGCCAGATCGGGGTCAGCGTCACCACCAGGGTGCTCACCCTCGGCACCCAGGGCAGCGTCAGCACCTACTCCAACGCCTGGCTGCTCTTCCAGCTGCCCTACGGCGTGATCGGGGTGTCGCTGCTGACCGCGATCATGCCGAGGATGAGCCGTGCGGCGGCGGACGGGGACACCAAGAAGCTGATCGGCGACCTGTCCTACGGCTCCCGGCTGAGCACGCTGACGCTGCTGCCGGTGTCCGCGGTGATGGTGGTGGCCGGTACCTCGATCGGGGTGGCGCTGTTCGCGCTGCGCGGCGACGACCAGGCGGTGGCGAACGCCGAGCGGCTCGGCCAGGCGCTGGCCGTGTCGGCCTTCGGGCTGCTGCCGTACGCGCTGGTCATGCTGCAGATGCGGGTGTTCTACGCGATGAAGGACTCCCGCACGCCGACCCTGATCATGGTGGTGATGACCGGGGTCAAGATCCCGCTGCTGCTGCTGGCATCCGGTCTGCTCAGCCCGCGCGACCTGGTGCTCGGCGTGATGATGGTGAACTCGCTGAGCTTCGTGGTCGGCGCGGTGATGGGCCAGGTCTGGCTCTGGGTCAAGCTGGGCAACCTGCGCAGCAAACGGGTGATCGGGGTGATCCTGTTCACCGTGGTGGCCAGCGGCCTCGGCGCCGCCGCCGCGGTACTGGTCGGCATGCTGGTGCCGGACTTCCTCGGCCCGTCTTTGCAGGCCTGGATAGAGTTGATCCTGCAGGGCGTGGTCGGCATGGTCGTCTCGTTCGGCGTGCTGATCGCGCTGAAGATCCCGGAGCTGGACGGTGTGACCAGAAGATTCACCCGGTTGATTAAGCGCGGATAA
- a CDS encoding DUF6049 family protein: protein MKRFAALTLAVLFVVASALLGSGAEAQPVPDSPSRLRLDIGEMAPRLLTATSSTLSISGRVTNIGDRRLTGVKARLELGERQTTERQLRASLGEAPPTGASQTRYADVAATLEPGQSAPLTIVVRVNDGAGGLQVTRPGVYPLLVNVNGTPEYGDQARLAALSMLLPVLGVPGKEAPSKPDRPTKVAVLWPIADTRPRVVSAPFGGAMVLSDDQLANDLAPGGRLDALVSTVRARSGDQALTDSLCFAVDPDLLDTVDAMTRGYQVRTPQGLQEGRGVEAAKRWLGTLRQVVAGNCVIQLPYADTELSALTKVHDQDRSLISAATNGSQRLLELLSVQPQAGVLWPDGPLDKATLTELAETGTKTLIADPAKLKEGTPGSAATLQDSTLRAQPVDGVLATALAGTPVQAAGTLTPGSDRPLATQNGLAALAFHGLSGEPPSKPLLVAPPHRWTASVSELTSFLGTLSDFATRGLISPTPVQSLLVSPVDGTAKMSYSAQDTAAGVPSDVPEELSVVHDSALDLRSAMTVDPTTQVDPGDLIKPLRAAILRATSTAWHGRPGAAATSAGEARDQLDTLLGGVTVETPGQPISRASGSAPLLVFVSSKLPVTVNVQITLQNNSGLKPAPAKQYSIAAGTSQQAALEVEALRVGRFSVDVSLTTPGGTQLGSPATFELRSSEYSTVTIIITVTAAGALLLLSGRRIYRRIRARSKT, encoded by the coding sequence GTGAAGCGGTTCGCCGCACTTACGTTGGCTGTCCTTTTCGTTGTCGCTTCGGCGCTGCTGGGCAGCGGTGCCGAAGCGCAGCCGGTCCCGGACAGCCCGAGCAGACTGCGCCTGGACATCGGCGAGATGGCGCCGCGCCTGCTCACCGCCACGTCGTCCACGCTGAGCATCTCCGGCCGGGTCACCAATATCGGTGACCGGCGGCTGACCGGGGTGAAGGCGCGGCTCGAACTGGGCGAGCGGCAGACCACCGAGCGCCAGCTACGCGCCTCGCTGGGCGAAGCCCCGCCGACCGGCGCGTCGCAGACCAGGTACGCCGACGTGGCCGCCACGCTGGAGCCCGGCCAGTCCGCGCCGCTGACCATCGTGGTCCGGGTCAACGACGGGGCGGGCGGGCTGCAGGTCACCAGGCCCGGGGTGTACCCGTTGCTGGTCAACGTGAACGGCACCCCGGAGTACGGCGACCAGGCCAGGCTGGCCGCGCTGAGCATGCTGCTGCCGGTGCTCGGCGTGCCGGGCAAGGAGGCCCCGTCGAAGCCGGACCGGCCGACCAAGGTGGCCGTGCTGTGGCCGATCGCGGACACCAGGCCGCGGGTGGTGTCCGCGCCGTTCGGTGGCGCGATGGTGCTCTCCGACGACCAGCTGGCGAACGATCTCGCCCCCGGCGGCAGGCTGGACGCGCTGGTGTCCACCGTCCGGGCCCGCTCCGGCGACCAGGCACTGACCGATTCGCTGTGCTTCGCGGTGGACCCCGACCTGCTGGACACCGTGGACGCGATGACCCGCGGCTACCAGGTGCGCACCCCGCAGGGCCTCCAGGAGGGCCGCGGCGTCGAGGCGGCCAAGCGGTGGCTCGGCACGCTGCGCCAGGTGGTCGCCGGGAACTGCGTCATCCAGCTGCCGTACGCGGACACCGAGCTCTCCGCCCTCACCAAGGTGCACGACCAGGACCGGTCGCTGATCAGCGCCGCGACCAACGGCAGCCAGCGGCTGCTGGAGCTGCTCAGCGTGCAGCCGCAGGCCGGGGTGCTCTGGCCGGACGGGCCGCTGGACAAAGCGACCCTCACCGAGCTGGCCGAGACCGGCACCAAGACCCTGATCGCGGACCCGGCGAAGCTGAAGGAAGGCACCCCCGGCAGCGCAGCCACCTTGCAGGACAGCACGCTGCGGGCCCAGCCGGTGGACGGCGTGCTGGCCACCGCGCTGGCCGGGACGCCGGTGCAGGCGGCCGGCACGCTGACCCCGGGCAGCGACCGGCCGCTGGCCACCCAGAACGGGCTGGCGGCACTGGCCTTCCACGGCCTGAGCGGGGAGCCGCCGTCGAAACCGCTGCTGGTTGCGCCGCCGCACCGGTGGACCGCGTCGGTCAGCGAGCTCACCAGCTTCCTCGGCACCCTGTCCGACTTCGCCACCAGGGGGCTCATTTCGCCGACCCCGGTGCAGAGCTTGCTCGTCTCGCCGGTCGACGGCACCGCGAAGATGAGCTATTCGGCGCAGGACACCGCCGCCGGCGTGCCATCGGACGTGCCGGAAGAGCTGTCCGTGGTGCACGACTCGGCGCTCGACCTGCGCAGCGCGATGACCGTTGATCCGACCACCCAGGTCGATCCCGGCGACCTGATCAAACCGCTGCGGGCGGCCATCTTGCGGGCCACTTCCACCGCGTGGCACGGCAGGCCGGGCGCCGCGGCCACGTCCGCCGGCGAGGCGCGGGACCAGCTCGACACCCTGCTCGGCGGGGTGACCGTGGAGACGCCGGGCCAGCCGATCTCCCGTGCCTCCGGCAGCGCCCCGCTGCTGGTGTTCGTCTCCAGCAAACTGCCGGTGACGGTGAACGTGCAGATCACCCTGCAGAACAACAGCGGCCTCAAGCCTGCGCCGGCGAAGCAGTACAGCATCGCGGCCGGCACCTCGCAACAAGCCGCGCTGGAGGTGGAGGCGCTGCGCGTCGGCCGGTTCAGCGTGGACGTGTCGCTCACCACACCGGGTGGCACCCAGCTCGGCAGCCCGGCCACCTTCGAATTGCGGTCCAGTGAGTACAGCACGGTCACCATCATCATCACGGTGACCGCGGCGGGCGCGTTGCTGCTGCTCTCCGGTCGTCGGATCTATCGGCGCATCCGGGCACGCAGTAAGACGTAA
- a CDS encoding NUDIX hydrolase, which produces MSGSAGRSGGAKPGRRSRRRRGRRLTTVDETSAGGLVVDAERANAVLIGRLDRQGKLLWSLPKGHIEDGETTEQTAVREVKEETGISAHVLTSLGTIDYWFVAERRRVHKTVHHFILEAAGGELSDEDVEVTEVAWVPLDELEAKLAYADERTLVRKARALFLEEHTE; this is translated from the coding sequence ATGTCTGGATCGGCCGGTCGCTCCGGTGGCGCGAAGCCGGGACGCCGGTCTCGGCGCCGCCGCGGCAGAAGGCTGACCACCGTCGACGAGACCTCTGCCGGCGGACTCGTGGTCGACGCCGAACGGGCGAACGCGGTGTTGATCGGCCGGCTGGACCGCCAGGGCAAGCTGCTCTGGTCGCTGCCGAAGGGCCACATCGAGGACGGCGAGACGACCGAGCAGACTGCGGTGCGCGAAGTGAAGGAGGAGACCGGAATTTCCGCGCACGTGCTCACGTCATTGGGCACCATCGACTACTGGTTCGTCGCCGAGCGCCGCCGGGTGCACAAGACGGTGCACCACTTCATCCTGGAAGCCGCCGGTGGCGAGCTGTCCGACGAGGATGTCGAGGTCACCGAGGTCGCCTGGGTACCGCTGGACGAGCTGGAGGCCAAACTCGCCTACGCCGACGAACGCACCCTGGTGCGCAAGGCGCGGGCGCTGTTCCTCGAGGAGCACACCGAGTGA
- a CDS encoding CCA tRNA nucleotidyltransferase, whose amino-acid sequence MNELLAKRNAVTELMRIAPVADELAALFAKAGHRLYLVGGSVRDALLGRLSADLDFTTDARPDQVLRIVAGWAEAIWDVGIAFGTVGVTRGGRTLEITTFRADSYDKVGRNPEVTFGDSIEGDLLRRDFTVNAMAIDLTEKTFVDPHGGLEAIRDRVLDTPATPAESFSDDPLRMLRAARFVAQLGFTPAPRVVDAMTEMAGQLTRITAERVQAELSKLITGASPREGIELMVDTGLAAEVLPEVPGMRLAIDEHHQHKDVYQHSLTVLDQAIELERRDDPAAEPDLVLRLAALLHDIGKPATREFQPGGGVSFHHHEVVGAKMARKRLRALKYSKEIVQQVSQLVFLHLRFHGYGKGEWTDSAVRRYVTDAGDLLQRLHKLVRADCTTRNKRKAAALQRTYDELEERIARIAAEEDLARVRPDLDGNEIMRLLGLPPGPQVGQAWKFLKDLRLDRGPLEHDEAVAELKNWARDQGIEPPVNS is encoded by the coding sequence GTGAACGAACTTCTCGCGAAGCGGAACGCGGTGACCGAACTGATGCGCATCGCTCCGGTGGCGGATGAGCTCGCCGCTCTGTTCGCCAAGGCGGGTCATCGGCTGTACCTGGTTGGTGGCAGCGTGCGGGACGCGCTGCTCGGCAGGCTGTCCGCCGACCTGGACTTCACCACCGACGCGCGGCCGGACCAGGTGCTCCGGATCGTGGCCGGCTGGGCGGAGGCGATCTGGGACGTCGGCATCGCCTTCGGCACCGTCGGGGTCACCCGGGGCGGGCGGACGCTGGAGATCACCACCTTCCGCGCGGACAGCTACGACAAGGTCGGCCGCAACCCCGAGGTCACCTTCGGCGACTCCATCGAGGGCGACCTGCTGCGCCGCGACTTCACCGTGAACGCGATGGCCATCGACCTGACCGAGAAGACCTTCGTCGACCCGCACGGCGGGCTGGAGGCGATCCGGGACAGGGTGCTCGACACCCCCGCCACCCCGGCCGAGTCCTTCTCCGACGACCCGCTGCGCATGCTGCGCGCGGCCAGGTTCGTCGCGCAGCTCGGTTTCACCCCGGCGCCACGGGTGGTCGACGCGATGACCGAGATGGCAGGGCAGCTCACCCGGATCACCGCGGAACGGGTGCAGGCCGAGCTGTCCAAGCTGATCACCGGGGCCAGCCCGCGCGAGGGCATCGAGCTGATGGTGGACACCGGACTGGCCGCCGAGGTGCTGCCGGAGGTGCCGGGGATGCGGCTGGCGATCGACGAGCACCACCAGCACAAGGACGTCTACCAGCACTCGCTGACCGTGCTGGACCAGGCGATCGAGCTGGAGCGCCGGGACGACCCGGCCGCCGAGCCGGACCTGGTGCTGCGGCTGGCCGCGCTGCTGCACGACATCGGCAAACCGGCCACCCGCGAGTTCCAGCCGGGCGGCGGGGTGAGCTTCCACCACCACGAGGTGGTCGGCGCGAAGATGGCCCGCAAGCGCTTGCGGGCGTTGAAGTACAGCAAGGAGATCGTGCAGCAGGTCTCCCAGCTGGTCTTCCTGCACCTGCGGTTCCACGGCTACGGCAAGGGCGAGTGGACCGACTCGGCGGTTCGCCGGTACGTCACCGACGCGGGCGACCTGCTGCAACGGCTGCACAAGCTGGTTCGCGCCGACTGCACCACCCGCAACAAGCGCAAGGCCGCCGCGCTGCAGCGCACCTACGACGAGCTCGAGGAGCGGATCGCCAGGATCGCCGCCGAGGAGGACCTGGCCAGGGTGCGGCCGGACCTGGACGGCAACGAGATCATGCGGCTGCTCGGCCTGCCGCCGGGCCCGCAGGTGGGTCAGGCCTGGAAGTTCCTCAAGGACCTGCGGCTGGACCGCGGGCCGCTGGAGCACGACGAGGCCGTCGCGGAGCTGAAGAACTGGGCCAGAGACCAGGGCATCGAACCGCCGGTGAACTCCTGA
- a CDS encoding sensor histidine kinase — protein MSSEKPAEPPAPEPQRRRGFLAALLRRGAGVLATAPDALTDEVSDPTPISALRRIRHMAGPVDARRQDGLLLRATRYVALVPLVYRILSVPGALAVFLAGGNGGVLPVLLVAALSVGLNVFGAVWLLRRAPFSGHNAARLLVLDVVFTVLANLAVAATVPAPAFETAMAVPGKHLLGAIALLTLAIGVPYGAGLLALAVPLRGTALWLNNGTFSGAFTGLGTMLGVLLTVTGALVLIGLGTRLALAYGIRHGREAERAQQHRALHDTVLQTLEALALPGRGNAEQQLTELRRLARAQAVELRATLETAAEAGTRPLGEKLAALAAEMARDGLRAQLVMAELDSDTLSEARQIAVRDAVREAMRNTVKHSGTDQVVVRVAESGGGIAVTIRDHGAGFTATSKPGFGISESITARLAEVGGTALVESAPGEGTRVTLWVPS, from the coding sequence TTGTCCTCCGAGAAGCCTGCCGAGCCGCCGGCGCCCGAGCCCCAGCGACGCCGTGGGTTTCTCGCCGCGCTGCTCCGGCGCGGCGCCGGGGTGCTGGCCACCGCGCCGGACGCGCTGACCGACGAGGTCTCCGACCCGACCCCGATCAGCGCGCTGCGCCGGATCCGGCACATGGCGGGCCCGGTGGACGCGCGCCGGCAGGACGGACTGCTGCTGCGGGCCACTCGGTATGTCGCGCTGGTGCCGCTGGTCTACCGGATCCTGTCCGTGCCGGGGGCGCTGGCGGTGTTCCTGGCCGGCGGTAACGGTGGGGTGCTGCCGGTGTTGCTAGTCGCCGCGTTGTCGGTTGGGCTGAACGTGTTCGGCGCGGTCTGGCTGCTGCGGCGGGCGCCGTTCAGCGGGCACAACGCGGCCAGGCTGCTGGTGCTCGACGTGGTGTTCACCGTGCTGGCCAACCTGGCGGTCGCGGCCACCGTGCCGGCGCCTGCCTTCGAGACGGCGATGGCGGTGCCCGGCAAGCATCTGCTCGGCGCCATCGCGCTGCTCACCCTCGCCATCGGCGTGCCGTACGGCGCGGGCCTGCTGGCGCTCGCCGTTCCGCTGCGCGGCACCGCGCTTTGGCTCAACAACGGGACTTTCAGCGGCGCGTTCACCGGGCTCGGCACCATGCTGGGGGTGCTGCTCACCGTGACCGGCGCGCTGGTGCTGATCGGCCTCGGCACCCGGCTCGCGCTGGCGTACGGGATCCGGCACGGCCGCGAGGCCGAACGCGCCCAGCAGCACCGCGCCCTGCACGACACCGTGCTGCAGACCCTGGAGGCGCTGGCGCTGCCCGGCCGCGGCAACGCCGAGCAGCAGCTCACCGAGCTGCGCCGGCTGGCGCGGGCGCAGGCGGTGGAACTCCGCGCCACCCTGGAGACGGCGGCCGAAGCCGGCACCAGGCCGCTCGGGGAGAAGCTGGCCGCGCTCGCCGCGGAGATGGCCCGTGACGGGTTGCGCGCGCAGCTGGTGATGGCCGAGCTGGACAGCGACACGCTTTCCGAGGCAAGGCAGATCGCGGTCCGCGACGCGGTGCGGGAAGCCATGCGCAACACCGTGAAGCACTCGGGCACCGACCAGGTGGTGGTGCGGGTGGCGGAGAGCGGCGGCGGGATCGCGGTGACCATCCGCGACCACGGCGCCGGGTTCACCGCGACTTCGAAGCCAGGCTTCGGCATCAGCGAGTCGATCACCGCGCGGCTGGCCGAGGTCGGCGGGACCGCGCTGGTGGAGTCCGCGCCGGGCGAAGGCACCAGGGTCACGCTCTGGGTTCCTTCTTGA
- a CDS encoding class I SAM-dependent methyltransferase, which yields MGTETLLVEALSALRDGDRESAARQAGRAAGLGSRLGAELAEHLDSANGRQVYDQPAAFTTFVRGGGNVELYQRLSAELARCYETLRPDSLLDLGCGDGLAIAPALEQAGHAPGSVELVEPSAALLEQAQARLGAAVTRSSRRTAQEFLATSDQHWDLTQSTFALQSLTPSDRLDVLRALRGRTGTLLLAEFDIPELTEGSAEYLSSLVTRYERGIAEYGEDARLVAQGFLLPMLLGQTAPDGGRNNWEQPVPAWRAQLAEAGYTEVTVHRFADYWWSPAVLISASF from the coding sequence ATGGGGACGGAAACACTGCTCGTGGAAGCACTGTCGGCACTGCGCGACGGCGATCGGGAGTCGGCCGCGCGCCAGGCGGGCCGGGCCGCCGGGCTCGGTTCGCGGCTCGGCGCCGAACTGGCCGAGCACCTGGACAGCGCGAACGGGCGGCAGGTGTACGACCAGCCCGCCGCGTTCACCACCTTCGTCCGCGGCGGCGGCAACGTCGAGCTGTACCAGCGGCTCAGCGCGGAACTGGCAAGGTGCTACGAAACACTCCGGCCGGATTCGCTGCTGGACCTCGGCTGCGGGGACGGGTTGGCCATCGCGCCCGCGCTGGAACAGGCCGGGCACGCGCCGGGGTCGGTCGAGCTGGTGGAGCCGTCGGCCGCGCTGCTCGAACAGGCACAGGCACGGCTCGGTGCCGCGGTCACCCGCAGCTCGCGGCGGACCGCGCAGGAGTTCCTGGCGACCTCGGACCAGCACTGGGACCTGACCCAGTCCACCTTCGCCCTGCAGTCGCTGACGCCGTCCGACCGGCTGGACGTGCTGCGGGCGCTGCGGGGGCGCACCGGCACCCTGCTGCTCGCCGAGTTCGACATCCCGGAGCTGACCGAAGGCAGCGCCGAGTACCTGTCCTCGCTGGTGACCAGGTACGAGCGCGGGATCGCGGAGTACGGCGAGGACGCGCGCCTGGTCGCGCAGGGCTTCCTGCTGCCGATGCTGCTCGGCCAGACCGCACCGGACGGCGGCCGGAACAACTGGGAGCAGCCGGTGCCGGCCTGGCGCGCGCAGCTCGCCGAAGCCGGATACACCGAGGTCACCGTGCACCGGTTCGCCGACTACTGGTGGTCCCCCGCGGTGCTCATCTCAGCTTCGTTCTAG